A section of the Leptospira terpstrae serovar Hualin str. LT 11-33 = ATCC 700639 genome encodes:
- a CDS encoding DUF1499 domain-containing protein, whose protein sequence is MEAALGVFFICCMSVLSPLSGVSDGELRGCPPSPNCVSSQSMQYNIVHKVDPIVYATSRQVAYERIAKYFHESENIWISEEKENEYIRVIFFTKVFRFPDRVEIYFPPDKQEAQVRSQSILGLWDIFANRRRVNQFRELLAKE, encoded by the coding sequence ATGGAAGCTGCATTAGGTGTTTTCTTTATCTGTTGTATGAGTGTCTTAAGTCCACTCTCTGGTGTGAGTGATGGAGAATTAAGAGGTTGTCCGCCGTCGCCTAACTGTGTTTCGAGTCAAAGTATGCAATATAACATTGTTCATAAAGTGGATCCGATTGTTTATGCCACTTCTCGTCAGGTTGCATACGAAAGGATTGCCAAATACTTCCATGAATCGGAAAATATCTGGATCAGTGAAGAAAAAGAGAATGAATACATCCGTGTGATTTTTTTCACAAAAGTATTTCGATTTCCTGATCGCGTAGAGATTTATTTTCCCCCTGATAAACAGGAAGCACAAGTTCGTTCTCAATCAATTCTCGGTTTGTGGGATATTTTTGCAAACCGAAGGCGTGTGAATCAGTTTAGAGAATTACTCGCAAAAGAATAA
- a CDS encoding NAD(P)-binding protein — MDPIFCYQVPVVIGAGISGAAIAMLTPNVVVYDKGRSYGGRVSSKQGTNQATFDFGATMFRDPMEVRWLGREIKYSIVEIWKSQSVSLQTKPIYSESHFYPPLGMANLVSAMLGNVKPIQSHTLKRMERTDGNTWNLEFHNSATKQTDTICTHSVILTLPIPQILEIFQRSTENHYLKLWSEFLENYNDYRKTLVSYFYWDQWKPDWKALYLDPEAKIPITTNLEPGTDWEYQSWESLKYPREFHSGSALLVQFGALFSETHFDNWMDEKKNPNPNDKGYLIQSLKEIFNAPEPNLIWNHRWKYAQAQMPLLGREGPLDLDSEAFEEWKHLCKETGITVLGDWLFGPKIERIVGGIYFLSHNDLL, encoded by the coding sequence ATGGATCCAATTTTTTGTTACCAAGTCCCTGTGGTCATTGGTGCCGGTATTTCTGGTGCAGCCATTGCTATGCTGACTCCAAATGTGGTTGTCTATGATAAAGGAAGATCTTACGGCGGCAGAGTTTCTAGTAAACAAGGAACAAACCAAGCCACCTTTGACTTTGGTGCCACAATGTTTCGTGATCCGATGGAAGTGCGTTGGCTCGGCAGGGAAATCAAATATTCCATCGTAGAAATATGGAAATCTCAGTCAGTCTCTTTGCAGACAAAACCAATCTACAGCGAATCCCATTTTTATCCGCCTTTAGGTATGGCAAATTTAGTATCCGCCATGTTAGGAAATGTAAAACCAATCCAAAGCCATACTTTAAAAAGAATGGAAAGAACAGATGGAAATACTTGGAATTTGGAATTTCACAACTCTGCCACCAAACAAACAGATACAATTTGTACTCATTCGGTTATTCTAACTCTTCCAATCCCTCAAATTTTGGAAATATTCCAACGATCAACAGAAAATCATTACCTCAAACTCTGGAGCGAATTTTTAGAAAACTACAATGATTACCGAAAAACTCTTGTTAGTTATTTTTACTGGGACCAATGGAAACCTGATTGGAAGGCACTTTATTTAGACCCTGAGGCAAAAATTCCAATCACAACAAATTTGGAGCCTGGAACCGATTGGGAATACCAAAGTTGGGAAAGTCTAAAGTATCCTAGGGAATTTCATTCTGGTTCTGCCCTACTTGTCCAATTTGGTGCCTTGTTTTCAGAAACGCATTTTGATAATTGGATGGATGAAAAAAAAAATCCAAACCCAAACGATAAAGGTTACTTAATCCAGAGTTTAAAAGAAATATTCAATGCCCCAGAACCTAACTTAATCTGGAACCATCGATGGAAGTATGCCCAAGCACAAATGCCACTACTTGGTAGGGAGGGCCCATTAGATCTTGACTCCGAAGCCTTTGAAGAGTGGAAACATCTTTGCAAAGAAACTGGGATCACCGTTCTTGGGGATTGGCTATTTGGTCCAAAGATTGAGAGGATCGTTGGAGGAATTTATTTTCTTTCTCACAACGATTTATTATGA
- a CDS encoding APC family permease, translating to MNQKSMDQDSAQLEALGLKSEFERSMSFWENFSLGFTYLSPVVGVYSVFALAIQAGGPPMIWNYLLVGFGQFLVCLVFGEIVSQYPISGGIYPWALRLVGERWAWMSAWVYAWALFTTVAAVAVGGAPFLSQLFGVEFGNTGFIWIAIVMILISTILNLSGTRLLAQVAFFGFLCELIGAVVVGGYLLIFAKVNSISILWNTFSLGEGTSYFPAFLASSVAAMFCYYGFEACGDVAEETPNASSAIPKSMRMTVYIGGGAATFVCLALLLALPNVDKAISGEDSDPVTTTLVSAMGIVGYRMVIVVVMVSFLSCLLSLQAAASRLLFSFARDGMIFGSKYLNHLSKSGKVPVNALIITGLIPIGIASIGHWLQDAVTTIISFASAGIYIAFQMVILAALYARYHGWIPKGSFTLGKLGVWINSIALFYGITAVANMVWPRTPEEPWYINYGMIFTTLVVISSGILYLLVAKPHLQRKKN from the coding sequence ATGAATCAAAAATCTATGGATCAGGATTCAGCACAATTAGAAGCTCTCGGACTCAAATCCGAATTTGAACGCAGTATGAGTTTTTGGGAAAATTTTTCCCTTGGTTTTACTTACCTCTCTCCAGTGGTAGGAGTGTATTCCGTATTTGCCCTAGCCATCCAAGCCGGTGGTCCTCCCATGATTTGGAATTATCTCTTGGTGGGTTTTGGACAATTTTTAGTTTGTTTGGTATTTGGGGAAATCGTCTCCCAATATCCCATCTCTGGTGGTATTTATCCCTGGGCTCTTCGTTTGGTAGGAGAACGTTGGGCTTGGATGTCAGCTTGGGTTTATGCTTGGGCACTTTTTACTACGGTCGCAGCCGTTGCTGTGGGAGGTGCTCCTTTTCTTAGCCAACTCTTTGGTGTCGAATTTGGAAACACCGGTTTCATTTGGATAGCCATCGTTATGATCCTTATCTCTACCATTCTCAATTTAAGTGGAACAAGACTCCTAGCACAAGTTGCCTTTTTTGGATTTTTATGTGAGCTCATCGGTGCAGTGGTGGTAGGAGGATATCTACTTATCTTTGCAAAAGTAAATTCTATCTCAATCTTGTGGAATACCTTTTCATTGGGAGAAGGGACAAGTTATTTCCCAGCATTTTTAGCCTCTTCAGTGGCAGCTATGTTTTGTTACTATGGATTTGAAGCCTGCGGGGATGTAGCGGAAGAAACACCAAATGCAAGTTCAGCGATACCAAAATCCATGCGTATGACAGTTTATATTGGAGGAGGAGCTGCTACCTTTGTATGTTTGGCGCTATTACTTGCACTTCCCAATGTAGACAAAGCCATTTCAGGAGAAGACAGTGATCCTGTCACAACAACTCTAGTTTCCGCGATGGGTATCGTAGGATACCGCATGGTCATCGTCGTTGTAATGGTTTCATTTTTATCTTGTTTACTGAGTTTACAAGCAGCAGCAAGTCGCCTTTTATTTTCTTTTGCACGCGACGGAATGATCTTTGGTAGCAAATACTTAAACCATCTTTCTAAGTCAGGGAAAGTTCCTGTAAATGCACTAATCATTACTGGTCTCATTCCTATAGGAATCGCAAGCATCGGACATTGGTTACAAGATGCAGTCACAACCATCATTAGTTTTGCATCAGCGGGAATTTATATCGCTTTTCAAATGGTAATCCTAGCTGCCTTGTATGCACGTTACCACGGATGGATTCCAAAAGGATCTTTTACTTTAGGAAAACTAGGTGTTTGGATCAATTCCATTGCATTATTCTATGGAATTACTGCAGTAGCAAATATGGTTTGGCCAAGAACTCCCGAAGAACCTTGGTATATCAATTATGGAATGATTTTTACTACTCTTGTTGTCATATCTTCTGGAATTCTCTACCTTTTGGTAGCAAAACCTCACTTACAAAGAAAGAAAAACTAA
- a CDS encoding TonB-dependent receptor family protein — protein MKMKPILKITLSLLFVLNLFGGAAYAVEPEPKANPEDSLQTNPTGDSTSSEENPEDPKWKKAEIRVIGDKKDLKRIPGSATIITKKFLEETRPTDNMEVLRRVPGANIRYQDPAGLTMNLGFRGVSGEVSRKVLILEDGLFTSLNPYGEPEMYYTPSIERMERIEVVKGSGSILFGPSTIGGVVNFITRRPPKDPTLSIQTVGGENAYFSQMVNYGGTFGNTGFDVNVLRKQGDGFRANQGYFVNEANVKTIHQLNDNHNITTKVGFHQQESQATYVGLTTGMFQNNPKDNPAQNDKRTIERYSFSIGHEWTISEKTKLITRVYSAYTERNWARQNYSRNSRGSTIPTDAIATYDGEPYTSRNSDTIWMRGTNAHRDRTYKFAGIETKLQTEIETGPIKHEIDLGTRYHIDMAKVQLLNGPTTPDFVVYPNGIGTTPAVLLQSQTSLANSGELRDDERRSAKAVSVYLQDRIRLTEKFSIIPGVRYESFTQTRSINRARRDFDPATFDYFSGTNPTIQLDKTASTRNQIVLPGFGTTLDFSKNMTWFTGVHRGFSPPRYESAISPTAEDLVLKPERSWNYETGVRGDITEYLSGQLVGYLLNFEDQIINSSAAGGNFGSRPVNAGRSIHRGVESNMTFDFGQFWKLNYSIPFDIIYTRTEAKSNQYTYNLGAWSRGDSNPLAHIDTNGNRLPYVSRDILTLSLGISSRSTGFYARIEWQYFSKQYHDLENSKTVSWYDTAGTTADYRTILSYAGIKSDVSGLDGEIPAYELLNANIGYKKDNWSVFLSGKNLQDRKYISSRLPEGIQPGPFRQINFGVTLQL, from the coding sequence ATGAAAATGAAACCTATTCTAAAAATAACTTTATCTCTTTTATTTGTTCTTAACCTTTTCGGAGGTGCTGCGTATGCAGTGGAACCTGAGCCAAAGGCAAATCCCGAAGATAGTTTGCAGACAAATCCAACGGGGGACAGTACAAGTTCAGAAGAGAATCCCGAAGATCCGAAATGGAAGAAAGCAGAAATTCGTGTGATCGGAGATAAAAAGGACTTAAAACGCATTCCTGGTTCTGCTACCATCATTACAAAGAAATTTTTAGAAGAAACTCGACCGACTGATAATATGGAAGTGCTTCGTCGTGTACCAGGAGCTAACATCCGTTATCAGGATCCAGCAGGTCTCACTATGAATTTAGGATTTCGAGGTGTGAGTGGAGAAGTATCGAGAAAAGTTCTTATTTTAGAAGATGGTCTTTTTACCTCTTTGAACCCCTATGGGGAACCGGAGATGTACTACACCCCTTCGATTGAACGAATGGAACGCATCGAGGTGGTCAAAGGTTCTGGTTCTATTCTTTTTGGTCCGTCTACGATTGGCGGAGTTGTGAATTTTATTACGAGACGCCCTCCGAAAGATCCCACTTTAAGTATCCAAACTGTTGGTGGAGAAAACGCATATTTTAGCCAGATGGTAAACTATGGAGGGACTTTTGGAAATACTGGATTTGATGTGAATGTCCTTCGGAAACAAGGAGATGGATTTCGCGCCAATCAAGGTTACTTTGTAAACGAAGCCAATGTAAAAACGATCCACCAATTAAATGATAACCATAATATTACGACAAAGGTAGGTTTCCACCAACAAGAATCCCAGGCTACTTATGTAGGACTTACCACAGGGATGTTTCAAAATAATCCCAAAGACAATCCAGCACAGAATGACAAAAGAACGATCGAACGATATAGTTTTTCGATCGGTCATGAATGGACTATTTCTGAAAAAACAAAACTCATCACAAGAGTGTATTCGGCATATACAGAACGAAACTGGGCAAGACAAAACTACTCACGAAATTCAAGAGGTAGTACAATTCCCACAGATGCCATTGCCACTTACGATGGGGAACCTTACACATCCAGAAATAGTGATACCATTTGGATGAGAGGGACAAATGCACATAGAGATAGAACTTATAAATTTGCTGGTATAGAAACAAAACTACAAACTGAAATAGAAACAGGTCCCATCAAACATGAAATCGATTTGGGAACTCGGTATCATATTGATATGGCAAAAGTACAACTTCTGAATGGTCCTACGACGCCAGACTTTGTAGTATATCCGAATGGAATTGGTACGACACCAGCTGTTCTTTTACAATCTCAGACAAGTTTAGCCAACAGTGGAGAATTAAGGGATGACGAAAGGCGTTCTGCAAAAGCAGTTTCTGTTTATTTGCAGGATAGAATTCGATTAACTGAAAAATTTTCAATTATCCCTGGAGTTCGTTATGAATCTTTTACACAGACAAGGTCCATCAACCGGGCAAGACGAGATTTTGATCCCGCCACCTTTGATTATTTTTCTGGAACCAATCCAACTATTCAATTAGATAAAACAGCATCTACAAGAAACCAAATTGTTCTGCCAGGTTTCGGAACTACTTTGGATTTTTCTAAAAATATGACTTGGTTTACTGGAGTTCATAGAGGTTTTTCACCTCCAAGATATGAATCTGCCATTTCTCCTACCGCTGAAGATCTAGTATTAAAGCCGGAACGATCTTGGAACTATGAAACAGGTGTTAGGGGTGATATAACGGAATATCTAAGTGGGCAATTGGTAGGATATTTATTAAACTTTGAAGACCAAATTATCAATAGTTCGGCTGCTGGTGGAAACTTCGGTTCAAGACCAGTGAATGCGGGACGGTCCATCCATAGAGGGGTAGAGTCGAATATGACATTTGACTTTGGTCAATTTTGGAAATTAAACTATTCTATTCCTTTCGATATTATCTATACCAGGACGGAAGCAAAATCAAACCAATACACTTATAACTTGGGAGCTTGGTCAAGAGGGGATTCGAATCCACTTGCTCATATAGACACCAATGGAAACAGGTTGCCCTATGTATCAAGAGATATCCTCACTCTTTCCTTGGGAATTTCCAGCAGAAGTACTGGATTTTATGCTAGGATTGAGTGGCAGTATTTCTCGAAACAATATCATGATTTAGAAAATTCTAAAACGGTTAGCTGGTATGATACAGCAGGAACTACAGCTGATTACAGAACCATTCTTAGTTATGCAGGGATTAAATCTGATGTATCGGGACTGGATGGAGAAATTCCCGCATATGAACTTTTGAATGCAAATATCGGCTATAAAAAAGACAATTGGTCGGTGTTTCTTTCTGGTAAAAACTTACAAGATCGAAAGTATATATCTTCTAGATTGCCTGAAGGAATCCAGCCAGGTCCATTTCGTCAAATCAACTTTGGAGTCACCTTACAATTGTAA
- a CDS encoding EAL domain-containing response regulator yields the protein MNEKPYILCIDDEFFILWNLKEQLKKVFGSSFTIETAESAETAKEIMKEIAASSGDLAVVICDHVMPGQKGDEFLIEMQETHPRTKKIMLTGQAPAQAIGNALNHGCLYRYLSKPWDAHDLELTIKQAIDAYFQEKSLEEKNKELADNLYFHRDSKYPNFESLVKQLKGEGNPKTNQSILLIKIVSFPIIIKTYGIEVYRKLFKKLLQLLSVHLQNEEKVFHIYSDEIAVLSNLSEQELVEKIRSFRMILKSDDLILDGVGFHLDCRYSSASGQEDCYYKAKLALFQAEAIGSSDFVSYIDDLSTDHHLQNFQLSQKIQTAITNKQIVPYFQGILDNQTKQIRKFECLARIKDRDAILTPDVFLKLAKVTGSIRMIGLQMIDESMNYFSDKSFDFSINLTEAELEYKSFSKWVEARLSHYKIEPSRVTFEILEDISFSENKNSLSTIRDLKTIGCEIAIDDFGVQYSNLARLLEFNPDYLKIDGQFIKNLPENKTAYLLVQGIVELARGIGAKVVAEFVDRPAIQDMIETLGIEYSQGYLFMKPSPALPAEANLQL from the coding sequence TTGAACGAAAAACCCTATATCTTATGCATCGATGATGAATTCTTCATTTTATGGAATCTTAAGGAACAATTAAAAAAAGTCTTTGGTTCTAGTTTTACCATCGAAACTGCAGAAAGTGCGGAAACAGCGAAAGAAATCATGAAAGAAATTGCCGCTTCCTCTGGAGACTTGGCTGTTGTGATCTGTGACCATGTGATGCCGGGTCAAAAAGGAGATGAATTCCTCATCGAAATGCAGGAAACCCACCCTCGTACAAAAAAAATCATGTTAACTGGGCAAGCGCCTGCACAAGCCATAGGGAATGCACTCAATCATGGTTGTTTGTATCGTTATCTTTCCAAACCTTGGGACGCACATGATTTGGAACTAACCATCAAACAAGCCATTGATGCCTATTTCCAAGAAAAATCCTTAGAGGAAAAAAACAAGGAACTGGCTGACAATCTCTACTTTCATAGAGATTCCAAATACCCTAATTTTGAATCCTTAGTGAAACAACTAAAAGGCGAGGGTAATCCAAAAACAAACCAATCCATTTTGCTGATTAAGATCGTGAGTTTTCCCATCATCATTAAAACCTATGGAATCGAAGTTTATAGAAAATTATTTAAAAAACTATTACAATTACTTTCTGTTCACTTACAAAACGAGGAAAAAGTATTTCATATATATTCCGATGAAATTGCAGTCCTTTCCAACCTCTCCGAACAGGAATTAGTTGAAAAAATAAGAAGTTTTCGAATGATCTTAAAATCAGATGACCTTATTTTAGATGGAGTCGGATTCCATTTGGATTGTCGGTATTCCTCTGCCTCTGGTCAAGAAGATTGTTATTATAAAGCAAAACTTGCTCTCTTCCAGGCAGAAGCAATTGGATCATCCGATTTTGTTTCCTATATAGATGATCTTTCTACAGACCACCATCTTCAGAATTTCCAACTTAGTCAAAAAATTCAAACAGCCATAACCAACAAACAAATAGTTCCCTACTTTCAAGGAATTTTAGACAACCAAACAAAACAAATTAGAAAGTTTGAATGTTTAGCACGAATCAAAGATAGAGATGCCATCCTTACTCCAGATGTCTTTTTGAAACTTGCGAAAGTAACGGGAAGTATCAGAATGATTGGTTTGCAAATGATTGATGAATCCATGAATTATTTTTCAGATAAATCTTTTGATTTTTCCATCAACCTAACCGAAGCAGAATTAGAATATAAAAGTTTCAGCAAATGGGTAGAAGCAAGGTTATCGCATTACAAAATAGAACCTAGCCGAGTTACATTTGAAATTTTAGAAGATATTAGTTTTTCTGAAAACAAAAATAGTTTATCCACTATTCGTGACTTAAAAACGATTGGATGTGAAATTGCTATCGATGATTTTGGCGTCCAATACTCTAACTTAGCTAGGTTATTAGAATTTAATCCTGATTATTTGAAAATTGATGGCCAGTTCATCAAAAACCTACCAGAAAATAAAACTGCTTACCTACTTGTACAAGGGATTGTAGAACTTGCACGTGGAATTGGTGCCAAAGTAGTGGCTGAGTTTGTCGATCGCCCAGCCATTCAAGATATGATTGAAACCTTGGGAATTGAATACTCTCAAGGTTATTTATTTATGAAACCGTCCCCTGCTCTTCCTGCTGAAGCCAATTTACAATTGTAA
- a CDS encoding RNA recognition motif domain-containing protein has protein sequence MGNLKFSLKEENIRQIFSVYGVIQDLKMIHDRETGNFRGFAFITYANPEEAEEAVTQMNGQPVDGRNLKVTFAEDKRKEKQN, from the coding sequence GTGGGAAATTTGAAATTTTCCCTTAAGGAAGAAAATATACGCCAGATTTTCTCCGTTTACGGAGTAATTCAAGATCTGAAAATGATTCATGACCGGGAAACTGGAAATTTTAGAGGGTTTGCTTTCATTACCTATGCTAATCCAGAAGAGGCAGAAGAGGCAGTCACCCAGATGAATGGACAACCTGTCGATGGCCGGAATCTAAAGGTTACCTTTGCCGAGGATAAAAGAAAAGAGAAACAGAACTAA
- the pepN gene encoding aminopeptidase N: MTPSSSSPVHRLEDYRPSPWLTPSLDLRFDLDLHLTVVRADYEVVLHAEKQEPLFLNGESLEFLSLRIDGAIVDPEDYQVTPTGILISNPPKESFRLTVENRICPAENTSLEGLYKSGSMLCTQNEPEGFRKIVYSIDRPDNMMRFRVTISGEESLFPIMLSNGNLVGEKQMEGGKREVVWEDPFPKPSYLFALVAGELLETKDTFHTKSGREITLKIFVEKGNEEKVSFAFDSLKKAMKWDEDTFGLEYDLDLFMIVAVEDFNMGAMENKGLNLFNAKLVLADKKSATDESFESILAVIAHEYFHNWTGNRVTLRNWFNLTLKEGLTVFRDQWFTEDMTDPAVKRIKDVLFLKEFQFPEDQGPMSHPILPKSYREMNNFYTVTVYEKGAEVIRLVSELIGRETFKRGLNLYLSKYDGQGVTFEEFVSSMEEAAGHSIPYLRNWYHRAGTPLISVKESYVSESNEWVLDLLDAGANEYPLVYSNSIAVFDQEGKLLKEDKRIMSGTRDQIRISALNTKGTKPIVSLFRSLSSPVRLDYNQSEEESKVLAKVETDGVSRFFAFQNLIFDWFRKSISSGSEENFSHILETIADSFGRGWDKTYHSFYLSFPGLTQISENINCYEFTKIQKFRVWAIQTISTTFTKNFQILLEENRKTIPVQTKEEIGKRKLKNIALYYLLYDPSKKFERLAVMEQREAKHMSEEVSALKFLLEVDSKEKENAVNLFFEKWKKDSLVLDVWFAAQVGTGEDRCKIAESLEKHPQFNIRNPNKVRSLYFSLARNPLTFHKEDGSGYVFLAERIKRLNEINPQMAAALTKLFSPVSKQKGELPKIAKRELETLSTLPNLSKELREVLGKILNSL, from the coding sequence ATGACTCCATCCTCCTCTTCTCCTGTCCACAGACTAGAAGACTACAGACCAAGCCCCTGGCTAACACCATCCTTAGATTTACGATTCGATCTAGATTTACACCTGACAGTTGTGAGAGCCGACTATGAAGTTGTTCTCCATGCAGAAAAACAGGAACCCCTATTTTTAAATGGAGAATCTTTAGAGTTTTTATCCCTTCGCATCGATGGAGCCATTGTGGATCCCGAGGACTACCAAGTTACTCCCACTGGAATTCTTATTTCCAATCCACCTAAAGAATCTTTCCGACTCACAGTAGAAAATCGAATTTGTCCTGCTGAGAATACTTCACTGGAAGGATTGTACAAATCAGGATCCATGTTGTGTACTCAAAACGAACCGGAAGGATTTCGTAAGATTGTCTATTCGATTGATCGGCCGGATAATATGATGCGCTTTCGTGTGACCATTTCAGGTGAAGAGTCACTGTTTCCCATTATGTTGTCCAATGGGAATTTGGTAGGTGAAAAACAAATGGAAGGTGGAAAACGAGAAGTGGTTTGGGAAGATCCTTTTCCAAAACCGTCTTATCTTTTTGCTCTTGTTGCTGGGGAACTTTTAGAAACCAAGGATACTTTCCACACCAAATCGGGAAGAGAAATCACTCTTAAGATTTTTGTCGAAAAAGGTAATGAAGAAAAGGTTAGTTTTGCATTTGATTCCTTAAAAAAAGCAATGAAATGGGATGAAGACACCTTTGGTTTAGAATATGATTTAGATCTATTTATGATAGTTGCTGTGGAAGACTTCAATATGGGGGCCATGGAAAATAAGGGACTCAATCTTTTTAACGCAAAACTTGTGCTTGCTGATAAAAAATCAGCAACCGACGAAAGTTTTGAATCCATCCTTGCCGTCATTGCTCATGAATACTTTCATAACTGGACTGGAAATCGAGTGACCCTTCGCAATTGGTTTAACCTTACTTTAAAAGAAGGCCTTACTGTCTTTCGTGACCAATGGTTTACGGAAGATATGACAGATCCGGCCGTGAAAAGAATCAAAGATGTTTTGTTTCTTAAGGAATTCCAATTTCCAGAAGACCAAGGTCCCATGTCTCATCCCATCCTTCCTAAATCATACAGGGAGATGAATAATTTTTACACAGTCACTGTTTATGAAAAAGGTGCGGAAGTCATTCGTTTGGTTTCTGAACTGATAGGAAGAGAAACTTTTAAACGCGGTCTAAATCTTTATCTTTCTAAATATGACGGACAAGGTGTGACCTTTGAAGAATTTGTTTCTTCTATGGAAGAGGCTGCCGGTCATTCCATTCCTTACCTTCGAAATTGGTACCACCGAGCAGGAACTCCTTTAATTTCTGTAAAAGAAAGTTATGTGAGTGAATCGAATGAATGGGTTTTGGATTTATTGGATGCTGGTGCGAACGAATATCCTTTAGTGTATTCGAATTCCATTGCAGTTTTTGACCAAGAAGGAAAACTACTTAAGGAAGATAAACGAATCATGTCTGGGACCCGTGACCAAATTCGTATCTCGGCATTAAATACAAAAGGGACAAAACCCATTGTCTCTTTATTTCGTTCACTCTCAAGCCCTGTTCGGTTGGATTACAACCAATCAGAAGAAGAAAGCAAAGTTTTAGCAAAAGTAGAAACTGACGGAGTTTCCCGATTTTTTGCCTTCCAGAATTTAATCTTTGATTGGTTTCGTAAGTCGATCTCATCAGGTAGTGAAGAAAACTTTTCTCATATTTTGGAAACGATTGCTGATTCCTTTGGAAGAGGATGGGATAAAACCTATCATAGTTTTTATCTCTCTTTTCCTGGTTTAACCCAAATCAGTGAAAACATCAATTGTTATGAATTTACTAAAATTCAAAAATTTAGAGTATGGGCCATCCAAACAATCTCCACTACCTTTACTAAGAACTTTCAAATTCTATTGGAAGAAAACAGAAAAACCATTCCCGTCCAAACAAAAGAAGAAATTGGGAAACGAAAACTAAAGAACATTGCACTCTATTATCTGTTATATGATCCTTCTAAAAAGTTTGAACGATTGGCTGTGATGGAACAAAGGGAAGCAAAACATATGAGCGAAGAGGTATCTGCATTGAAATTTCTATTGGAAGTAGATTCTAAAGAAAAAGAAAATGCTGTGAATCTCTTTTTTGAAAAATGGAAAAAGGATAGTTTGGTACTTGATGTTTGGTTTGCCGCTCAGGTAGGAACAGGGGAGGATCGCTGTAAAATTGCCGAATCATTAGAAAAACATCCTCAGTTTAACATACGCAATCCAAATAAAGTTAGATCATTGTACTTTAGTTTAGCAAGAAATCCATTGACCTTTCATAAAGAAGATGGAAGTGGATATGTATTTCTTGCAGAACGGATCAAACGTTTGAATGAAATCAATCCACAAATGGCAGCTGCCTTAACTAAGTTGTTTTCCCCTGTTTCGAAACAAAAGGGTGAACTTCCTAAAATTGCAAAAAGGGAACTTGAAACATTGTCCACTCTCCCAAATCTTTCTAAGGAATTGAGAGAGGTTTTGGGAAAGATTTTAAATTCTCTTTAA